A stretch of the Streptomyces sp. NBC_01428 genome encodes the following:
- a CDS encoding DUF1330 domain-containing protein, with protein sequence MPKGYWVSAYRTIADPEKLAAYNKLAGPAVAAGGGRVLVRGGRVVAHDAGIAERTVLIEFDSYEQAVAAHESAAYQEALVVLSDGVERDFRIVEGID encoded by the coding sequence ATGCCCAAGGGCTACTGGGTCAGCGCCTACCGCACCATTGCAGACCCTGAGAAACTGGCTGCCTACAACAAGCTGGCCGGTCCGGCCGTCGCGGCCGGGGGCGGCCGTGTCCTCGTCCGTGGCGGTCGGGTCGTGGCGCACGACGCCGGAATCGCCGAGCGCACCGTCCTGATCGAGTTCGACAGCTACGAGCAGGCCGTCGCGGCACACGAGAGTGCGGCCTACCAGGAGGCGCTGGTCGTGCTCTCCGACGGCGTCGAGCGCGACTTCCGCATCGTCGAAGGCATCGACTGA
- a CDS encoding PEP/pyruvate-binding domain-containing protein gives MTLAQGETRAPDAAGDGTVVGANLSLPLFRTLSGVLAGHPYLKVVVDRAEDTWHLLDTRVHPFHVDYIATRVLGMTPQQLDAELDAFNASVYMAPDRRFLLGVLSLHSDEDTDGAERPFLVLETTEADTMQGPLLQDFYDYVRLRVDGRLPLLLKPANHGQEHELATVSDARLPRILSQELFGNRTRTCLNPGVAQGRLRYFRSPQEYRAGAAALGWSDIVAMAGLPDDVPRVAGFINTAATTPLSHTNVLASGWGIPNAIIRDLDDLVERHGLDDAWVDYHVREDTITLERLSRAPALERPVWDTQRIHLGAPLIGDAPIMELRRLRSDDRDSYGTKAAHLGELHHVLDSRTADLTAFYARPRPPRPDLLAHLGSRLDEPGAPLERLRSSAAERVAQTVRAPRGVALPFHLHHLYLTSSPALQQGIGKLKMALELDALDMIDSLSLDLQHLMRNTPMPDEVTRAITGAVPQLLADGRRLVVRSSSNAEDLPGFSAAGIYDSVTTVHGARQLLDAVVHVWASLLSPRSVRMRHQVGISLDDTYMGVIIQEYAPADLGGVLVTCNPTRREDFRNVYLNCTPGSPERVVDGTVLPHQYLYNTVEGGGRTVAVGSSGTDLAAGTRAALARLALAGRLLQSHFSTGDPDDALDIEWLMTDEGAFQLVQVRPYAR, from the coding sequence ATGACGCTCGCACAGGGCGAGACCCGCGCCCCCGACGCGGCGGGCGACGGTACCGTCGTCGGGGCCAATCTGTCGCTGCCCCTGTTCCGCACGCTGTCCGGCGTGCTCGCCGGGCACCCGTACCTGAAGGTCGTGGTGGACCGGGCCGAGGACACCTGGCATCTGCTGGACACCCGGGTGCACCCCTTCCACGTCGACTACATCGCCACGCGTGTCCTCGGCATGACACCGCAGCAGCTCGACGCGGAGCTGGACGCCTTCAACGCCTCGGTGTACATGGCTCCGGACCGCCGCTTCCTGCTGGGAGTCCTCTCGTTGCACAGCGACGAGGACACCGACGGTGCCGAACGGCCCTTCCTCGTCCTGGAGACGACCGAGGCGGACACCATGCAAGGCCCCCTGCTCCAGGACTTCTACGACTACGTACGCCTCCGCGTCGACGGACGCCTCCCGTTGCTCCTGAAACCGGCGAACCACGGCCAGGAGCACGAACTCGCCACCGTCAGCGACGCCCGGCTCCCGAGGATCCTGAGCCAGGAGCTGTTCGGCAACCGCACCCGGACCTGCCTCAACCCGGGCGTGGCGCAGGGACGTCTGCGGTACTTCCGCAGCCCGCAGGAGTACCGCGCGGGCGCCGCCGCCTTGGGCTGGTCGGACATCGTCGCCATGGCGGGCCTGCCCGACGACGTGCCCCGAGTGGCCGGCTTCATCAACACCGCCGCCACGACACCGCTTTCGCACACGAACGTGCTGGCCTCGGGCTGGGGCATCCCGAACGCGATCATCCGCGACCTGGACGATCTCGTGGAACGGCACGGCCTGGACGACGCGTGGGTCGACTACCACGTACGCGAGGACACCATCACCCTGGAACGGCTGAGCCGCGCTCCCGCGCTGGAGCGGCCGGTCTGGGACACCCAGCGCATCCACCTCGGCGCCCCGCTCATCGGGGACGCGCCGATCATGGAACTGCGCCGGCTGCGGAGCGACGACCGCGACAGCTACGGCACCAAGGCCGCCCATCTCGGTGAACTGCACCATGTGCTGGACAGTCGCACCGCGGACCTGACCGCCTTCTACGCCCGTCCCCGCCCGCCCCGGCCGGACCTGCTCGCCCATCTCGGCTCGCGGCTCGACGAACCGGGAGCGCCCCTGGAGCGGCTCCGGTCCTCGGCAGCCGAACGCGTGGCGCAGACGGTCCGGGCCCCGCGGGGTGTCGCACTGCCCTTCCACCTGCACCATCTCTACCTGACGTCGTCGCCGGCCCTCCAACAGGGCATAGGCAAGCTCAAGATGGCGCTCGAACTCGACGCGCTGGACATGATCGACTCGCTGTCGCTGGATCTCCAGCACCTGATGCGGAACACGCCGATGCCCGACGAGGTGACGCGCGCCATCACCGGAGCGGTACCGCAGCTGCTGGCCGACGGCCGCCGTCTCGTGGTGCGTTCCTCCTCCAACGCCGAGGACCTGCCGGGGTTCTCGGCGGCGGGGATCTACGACTCGGTGACGACCGTGCACGGCGCGCGGCAGCTGTTGGACGCCGTCGTGCATGTGTGGGCCTCGCTGCTGTCCCCGCGCAGCGTGCGCATGCGGCACCAGGTGGGCATCTCGCTCGACGACACCTACATGGGGGTGATCATCCAGGAGTACGCGCCGGCCGACCTCGGCGGCGTACTGGTCACCTGCAACCCCACGCGCCGGGAGGACTTCCGCAACGTCTACCTCAACTGCACGCCCGGTTCGCCCGAGCGCGTGGTGGACGGCACGGTCCTGCCGCACCAGTACCTGTACAACACGGTGGAGGGCGGCGGCCGCACCGTGGCCGTCGGATCCTCGGGCACGGACCTGGCAGCGGGCACCCGAGCGGCGCTGGCCCGACTGGCCCTGGCGGGGCGGCTGTTGCAGTCCCACTTCAGCACGGGCGACCCCGACGACGCCCTGGACATCGAGTGGCTGATGACGGACGAGGGGGCGTTCCAGCTGGTCCAGGTACGCCCGTACGCCCGATGA
- a CDS encoding MFS transporter, with translation MRRRTFPLRRRAPQRDLTPAARRVIRLNNGFQLLFNLLWWMPVFYAYQRDAGLSDGQIFGIQSIYYVAFCLFEIPTGLVADRIGARNCLWAGAAVMTAANMMPVFSPSYTGFLVHFLAIAAGRSLTSGAASACLYDGLRAEGADAHYLRAEGTARALGLAAKVVCWPLVGPLMTLAPQSPYVLSAASAAGSLGCALALPRLAPRDPVAGKSGSGQGGTALLRDTGAALRALRSSPWLTLLMVQGVGVFTLSRICQVNLFQPVLLHHGIGEGSHGSVLAAMTVAEAVASARPQWLGSRLSPTAWVSLLSVGLAATLAGTAVGGPWAVVGLLCAFAAITGFCYPVQRKLINDAIPEGAPRATLLSVESIVDRGVCALAAVAAGAYLAADRIDALLWQSAAVTCGVILVLHLALRRVHRARPAPGTGTAHGAVPRSREAATTLPADEPVALPVDEGAAPRH, from the coding sequence ATGAGGCGCCGTACGTTCCCCCTGCGGCGCCGCGCGCCCCAGAGGGATCTGACCCCGGCCGCCCGCCGTGTGATCCGCCTCAACAACGGGTTCCAGCTGCTGTTCAATCTGCTGTGGTGGATGCCCGTCTTCTACGCCTACCAGCGGGACGCGGGCCTGTCCGACGGCCAGATCTTCGGCATCCAGAGCATCTACTACGTCGCCTTCTGCCTCTTCGAGATCCCCACCGGGCTCGTCGCCGACCGCATCGGGGCACGCAACTGCCTGTGGGCGGGCGCGGCGGTCATGACCGCCGCGAACATGATGCCGGTGTTCTCGCCCTCCTACACGGGCTTCCTCGTCCACTTCCTGGCCATCGCCGCCGGCCGCTCCCTGACATCGGGGGCGGCCAGCGCCTGCCTGTACGACGGCCTGCGTGCGGAGGGGGCGGACGCGCACTATCTCCGCGCGGAGGGCACGGCGCGTGCTCTGGGACTGGCCGCCAAGGTGGTCTGCTGGCCGCTCGTCGGACCGCTGATGACGCTGGCTCCGCAGTCTCCGTACGTCCTGAGCGCAGCGAGCGCGGCAGGCTCCCTCGGATGCGCCCTGGCTCTGCCCCGGCTCGCTCCCCGCGACCCGGTCGCGGGGAAGAGCGGCTCCGGACAGGGCGGCACGGCGCTGCTGCGCGACACCGGAGCCGCGTTGCGGGCGCTGCGGTCGTCGCCGTGGCTGACCCTGCTGATGGTGCAGGGCGTCGGCGTCTTCACGCTGTCACGGATCTGCCAGGTCAACCTCTTTCAGCCGGTGTTGCTGCACCATGGCATCGGTGAGGGCAGCCATGGCAGCGTGCTCGCGGCGATGACGGTCGCCGAGGCGGTCGCCTCGGCGCGGCCTCAGTGGCTGGGGTCGCGGCTCTCGCCCACGGCCTGGGTGTCCCTGCTGAGCGTGGGGCTCGCGGCCACGCTGGCGGGCACCGCCGTCGGCGGCCCCTGGGCCGTGGTGGGTCTGCTCTGCGCCTTCGCCGCGATCACCGGCTTCTGCTACCCGGTACAGCGCAAACTCATCAACGACGCGATCCCCGAGGGCGCTCCGCGCGCCACCCTGCTGTCGGTGGAGAGCATCGTGGACCGCGGGGTGTGCGCCCTGGCCGCGGTGGCCGCGGGTGCCTATCTGGCGGCGGACCGGATCGACGCGCTGCTGTGGCAGTCCGCCGCCGTCACGTGTGGGGTGATCCTGGTGCTTCACTTGGCGCTGCGCCGCGTGCACCGGGCGCGGCCGGCTCCTGGAACGGGCACCGCTCACGGCGCGGTTCCGCGATCCAGGGAGGCGGCGACGACGCTCCCGGCGGACGAGCCGGTCGCGCTGCCCGTCGACGAGGGAGCGGCCCCGCGGCACTGA
- a CDS encoding MFS transporter, which produces MTGQPVGGVAAKAFPAARSEARLLVPALMFIALVVSAVASLGTPLITSVATSFHVPLGSAQWTLTVALLSGAVATPVLGRLGAGPHRRATILATLAVVVAGSALTVLPLPFAWLLAGRAAQGVGLGLTALMMGVARDHLPEERSAAVIAQISVVSIIGAGVGYPLAALLAEFGGVRAAYGFGLVVTAAALLTAWRSMPEAPQGRSAHVDVAGAIVLAAALVLVLFLAGERDLWSRHLVVAAGLAVVAVALLCVWVVIELRSTTPLVDVRAVRHPAVAGANLAMFVGGIGMYLLLTLITRYAQTPQGAGYGFGLTTFVAGLVLIPFSVLGFVAGKLRPRVRTRTADPLLLAGSAVVVGGGFALFAAARSDLAELFAAMGVLGFGVGGFSAAMPGVILAVTPKSETSSAMSFNYVVRSVGYSLGSAFGGLILAAGTGPGHLFPDDSAYTTAALVGIGAMAITTLTSLALARRRSSETTP; this is translated from the coding sequence GTGACCGGGCAGCCGGTCGGCGGGGTCGCGGCGAAGGCGTTCCCTGCGGCGCGTTCCGAGGCGCGGCTGCTCGTCCCCGCCCTGATGTTCATCGCGCTGGTCGTGTCCGCGGTCGCCAGCCTCGGGACGCCCCTCATCACCAGCGTGGCGACCTCGTTCCACGTCCCGCTCGGCAGCGCGCAGTGGACGCTGACCGTCGCGCTGCTCAGCGGCGCCGTCGCCACGCCGGTCCTGGGCCGGCTCGGAGCAGGCCCGCACCGTCGGGCCACGATCCTCGCCACGCTGGCGGTCGTCGTCGCCGGCAGCGCTCTCACCGTGCTCCCGCTGCCGTTCGCGTGGCTGCTGGCCGGCAGGGCGGCCCAGGGTGTCGGGCTCGGACTGACGGCGCTGATGATGGGCGTGGCCCGGGACCACCTCCCCGAGGAGCGCAGCGCGGCCGTGATCGCCCAGATCTCGGTGGTCTCGATCATCGGGGCCGGCGTCGGCTACCCGCTGGCCGCACTGCTCGCCGAGTTCGGCGGGGTACGGGCCGCCTACGGCTTCGGCCTGGTCGTCACCGCCGCCGCCCTCCTGACCGCGTGGCGCTCCATGCCCGAAGCCCCCCAAGGCCGTTCCGCCCACGTGGACGTCGCCGGCGCGATCGTCCTGGCCGCCGCGCTGGTCCTGGTGCTGTTCCTCGCCGGCGAACGGGATCTGTGGAGCCGGCACCTCGTCGTGGCGGCGGGCCTCGCCGTCGTCGCGGTGGCGCTGCTCTGCGTCTGGGTCGTCATCGAGCTGCGCAGCACGACACCCCTGGTCGATGTCCGGGCGGTGCGGCACCCGGCGGTCGCCGGGGCGAACCTCGCCATGTTCGTCGGCGGGATCGGCATGTACCTCCTGCTCACGCTCATCACCCGGTACGCGCAGACGCCGCAGGGCGCCGGCTACGGCTTCGGGCTGACGACCTTCGTCGCCGGGCTGGTCCTCATCCCGTTCTCGGTGCTGGGGTTCGTCGCGGGCAAGCTCAGGCCGCGGGTCCGGACGCGGACAGCCGACCCCCTGCTCCTGGCCGGTAGCGCCGTCGTGGTCGGCGGCGGGTTCGCCCTGTTCGCGGCGGCCCGGTCGGACCTGGCCGAACTGTTCGCGGCGATGGGCGTGCTCGGCTTCGGCGTCGGCGGCTTCTCGGCCGCGATGCCCGGCGTCATCCTGGCCGTCACCCCCAAGAGCGAGACGTCGAGCGCCATGAGCTTCAACTACGTCGTCCGCAGCGTCGGCTACTCCCTGGGCAGCGCGTTCGGCGGCCTGATCCTCGCCGCGGGCACCGGCCCCGGCCACCTCTTCCCCGACGACAGTGCCTACACCACCGCGGCGCTGGTCGGCATCGGCGCCATGGCGATCACGACGCTGACAAGCCTCGCGCTCGCCCGCCGACGCTCGTCCGAGACCACCCCGTAA
- a CDS encoding DUF305 domain-containing protein, translating to MCATVMALLVVGCTSQPTTGTSSRTGAPPTTAFSPTDIAWIQLMIPMAERAQALTDLAPSHAASPALEALAADTGTQLHEDQKRLHRLLDLSGVPDSRPHEGHNMPGMVSLPTIERAGTLTGKAFDQLLAEALHAHLAQSAMLCAGERTQGHAGKAQDLAATIARNTTAQTSRLNEVHPAETSSPGGATAG from the coding sequence GTGTGCGCCACCGTCATGGCGCTGCTGGTTGTCGGCTGCACCTCGCAGCCGACAACCGGCACGTCGTCCCGGACCGGCGCACCGCCGACGACAGCCTTCAGCCCGACCGACATCGCCTGGATCCAGTTGATGATCCCCATGGCCGAGCGTGCGCAGGCACTGACCGATCTCGCACCCTCCCACGCGGCAAGTCCGGCGCTGGAGGCACTGGCGGCCGACACCGGAACACAACTTCACGAAGACCAGAAGCGCCTCCACCGACTCCTGGACCTCTCCGGGGTTCCCGACAGCCGACCCCACGAAGGGCACAACATGCCCGGCATGGTCAGCCTCCCCACCATCGAGCGGGCAGGGACCCTGACCGGCAAGGCGTTCGACCAGCTCCTCGCAGAAGCACTGCACGCCCACCTCGCACAATCCGCGATGCTCTGTGCCGGCGAGCGGACCCAGGGGCACGCGGGCAAGGCGCAGGACCTGGCCGCCACCATCGCAAGGAACACGACCGCGCAGACCTCCCGGCTCAACGAGGTGCACCCGGCGGAGACGTCATCACCGGGCGGAGCCACGGCCGGGTGA
- a CDS encoding MarR family winged helix-turn-helix transcriptional regulator, whose amino-acid sequence MSLTSAATLATLDRTGPRRITDLAAVEGVTQPAMTTLVRVMEESGLVERRGDVSDKRVTLVCLTEAGASYVRTRRQAGVHAFERLIGELTGDEVEALVAALPALKHLAEVENQDREGPQR is encoded by the coding sequence ATGAGCCTGACGTCCGCCGCCACTCTGGCCACCCTGGACCGGACAGGCCCGCGGCGCATCACCGATCTGGCCGCGGTCGAGGGCGTCACCCAGCCCGCGATGACCACCCTGGTCCGGGTGATGGAGGAGTCCGGCCTGGTCGAGCGACGGGGCGACGTGTCCGACAAGAGGGTCACGCTCGTGTGCCTGACCGAGGCCGGCGCCTCCTATGTCCGGACGCGGCGCCAGGCGGGCGTCCACGCGTTCGAGCGGTTGATCGGCGAGCTCACCGGCGACGAGGTCGAGGCACTGGTGGCGGCCCTTCCGGCGCTCAAGCATCTGGCAGAGGTCGAAAACCAGGACCGCGAAGGGCCGCAACGGTGA
- a CDS encoding helix-turn-helix transcriptional regulator: MNETEFKAWPVHMTGPPGQNPFGALAELAPAAAFMRDSAGRYVWANHAYAHLYGTTRDAVIGRHLSDLDEPADVGRFLAMDQQVLTDGKSVRHALTYRRPDGSSAHAAGYRFPVHWGAEHCVAGIYVDVTDYVRVMDQRHRAEADLHALRDQSGVACVRLSPDGRVSEAGTATAEILRLRLSDLTGLRADSLLADTPDRVDLLRAWDDLITGRRRSAQASAVIVDGEGWQRRARIRLTTVGTTAPGVRGVWAVATHLGRRLQTQPALTAAQVRIVALLAAGRSNADIAEELCLSRQTVDYHLSRLRVLLEAPTRPALVARAYVLGILSPQAWPPRSPTAAHPSSPV, translated from the coding sequence GTGAACGAGACGGAATTCAAGGCGTGGCCGGTTCACATGACGGGTCCACCCGGCCAGAACCCGTTCGGCGCCCTCGCCGAACTCGCTCCGGCCGCCGCGTTCATGCGCGACAGCGCCGGCCGATACGTGTGGGCCAACCACGCCTACGCCCACCTGTACGGCACGACACGCGACGCGGTGATCGGCCGCCATCTGTCGGACCTCGACGAGCCCGCCGACGTCGGCCGCTTTCTCGCCATGGACCAACAGGTGCTCACCGACGGCAAATCCGTGCGGCACGCCCTCACCTACCGGCGCCCCGACGGATCCTCCGCCCACGCGGCGGGCTATCGATTCCCCGTCCACTGGGGTGCGGAACACTGCGTCGCGGGCATCTACGTCGATGTCACGGACTACGTCCGGGTGATGGACCAACGACACCGGGCCGAGGCGGACTTGCACGCACTCCGTGACCAGAGCGGGGTGGCCTGCGTCCGGCTTTCCCCCGATGGCCGGGTGAGCGAGGCCGGCACCGCCACGGCGGAGATCCTGCGCCTCCGCCTCTCCGATCTGACCGGCCTGCGCGCCGACTCCCTTCTCGCCGACACTCCCGACCGCGTCGACCTGCTCCGGGCCTGGGACGACCTGATCACGGGCCGACGCAGGAGCGCCCAGGCCTCAGCGGTGATCGTCGACGGAGAAGGCTGGCAGCGCAGGGCTCGCATTCGGCTCACCACGGTCGGCACGACGGCGCCGGGCGTGCGGGGCGTGTGGGCCGTCGCCACCCACCTGGGCCGACGCCTGCAGACCCAGCCTGCGCTGACCGCCGCGCAAGTGCGCATAGTCGCCCTGCTCGCGGCAGGCCGGAGCAATGCGGACATCGCCGAGGAACTGTGTCTGTCGCGCCAGACGGTGGACTATCACCTGAGTCGCCTGCGCGTCCTCCTGGAAGCACCGACTCGACCCGCCCTGGTCGCCCGGGCCTACGTCCTCGGCATCCTCTCGCCGCAGGCGTGGCCACCTCGCTCGCCCACGGCGGCTCATCCGTCCAGCCCGGTGTGA
- a CDS encoding ATP-grasp domain-containing protein, producing MSQVLYVHAKGGPPVGHALARVAARSPVHLLALSELPVEVADDAARLCASVVTPPGTERRDLVELITARAREVGADAVLTFSEYAVVAVAEACRLLGLRGAGAAASLARDKRLMRATWDRRGVPQPRFRAVASLAELDQATIELSCPLLLKSAWSAGSTAHQIIDEPGQARHAWHRSRQVMAESAQLGFAELHVQGASEDFIVEEIVTGRAEEWFDGPGWGDYVSVEGAVVDGEFRPVCLSGRMPTVAPFTERAGITPAAVGSGAQDRIVELARQSVDALGLENCGTHTEIKLGADGRMWVIETAARFGGAMTVPQIEEVFGLDLVGLFTDQLLGRSPAWPACALTPADTERAAGSLVVLAVNSDGTPWARRGRWDSSTVVREAPVGADSTLSVVRESSLPDGSPVPVYDPAGGANTMAGLCLLSADRPQTVVSDFSALVEALPDILRADAAEEARA from the coding sequence ATGAGCCAGGTGCTGTACGTGCATGCCAAGGGCGGCCCCCCGGTGGGTCATGCCTTAGCGCGGGTCGCCGCGAGGTCCCCGGTGCACCTGCTGGCACTGAGCGAGCTGCCCGTCGAGGTGGCGGACGACGCGGCGCGCCTGTGTGCCTCGGTCGTCACGCCGCCCGGGACGGAGCGGCGGGATCTGGTCGAGTTGATCACCGCCCGCGCCCGCGAGGTGGGGGCGGACGCGGTCCTCACCTTCTCCGAGTACGCGGTGGTCGCGGTGGCGGAGGCGTGCCGACTGCTCGGCCTGAGGGGTGCCGGAGCCGCCGCGTCCCTCGCCCGTGACAAACGGCTGATGCGTGCCACCTGGGATCGCCGCGGTGTACCGCAGCCCCGTTTCCGTGCCGTCGCGAGCCTCGCCGAACTGGACCAGGCAACCATCGAGTTGTCATGTCCTCTACTACTCAAGTCCGCCTGGAGTGCGGGGTCGACCGCGCACCAGATCATCGACGAGCCCGGGCAGGCGCGGCACGCCTGGCACCGCTCGCGTCAGGTGATGGCGGAGTCGGCACAGCTCGGCTTCGCCGAACTGCACGTGCAGGGCGCGTCGGAGGACTTCATCGTCGAGGAGATCGTGACCGGCCGGGCCGAGGAGTGGTTCGACGGCCCCGGCTGGGGCGACTACGTGAGCGTCGAAGGCGCCGTCGTCGACGGTGAGTTCCGGCCGGTCTGCCTGAGCGGGCGGATGCCGACGGTGGCGCCGTTCACCGAGCGCGCCGGCATCACGCCGGCCGCCGTCGGGAGCGGAGCGCAGGACAGGATCGTGGAGCTTGCCCGGCAGTCCGTGGACGCGTTGGGGCTGGAGAACTGCGGCACCCACACGGAGATCAAACTCGGAGCGGACGGCCGGATGTGGGTCATCGAGACGGCCGCGCGGTTCGGCGGGGCGATGACCGTGCCGCAGATCGAGGAGGTCTTCGGCCTCGATCTGGTGGGTCTGTTCACCGATCAGCTGCTCGGCCGTTCGCCCGCGTGGCCCGCCTGCGCGCTGACGCCCGCGGACACCGAGCGCGCGGCGGGCTCGCTGGTGGTGCTCGCGGTCAACAGCGACGGCACCCCGTGGGCGCGGCGGGGCCGGTGGGACTCCTCGACGGTGGTCCGCGAGGCACCGGTCGGCGCGGACAGCACGCTGTCCGTGGTCCGGGAGAGCTCCCTGCCGGACGGCTCGCCGGTACCGGTCTACGACCCGGCGGGCGGCGCCAACACCATGGCCGGGCTGTGTCTGCTGTCGGCCGACCGGCCGCAGACGGTCGTCAGCGACTTCAGCGCCCTGGTGGAGGCCCTGCCGGACATCCTGCGGGCCGACGCCGCCGAGGAGGCTCGCGCATGA
- a CDS encoding M4 family metallopeptidase has translation MTSRTTRHQHAALAASIAVATAAALMSTSLTASAAPLPTADSARPAAAPVALSATARTGLLHDAQARLAETTKNIGLGSKEKLVVKDVVKDADGTVHTRYERTYEGLPVLGGDLIVHTSEAGRTEGVSRASKATLKLASLTPRIGAPTAQKQALSLAKKDGSAKPTTDRAPRKVVWAASGKAVLAYETVIGGFQDDGTPNQLHVVTDAATGKKLFQYQGIETGVGNTQYSGKVDLSTAQSGSSYTLTDDTRGGHKTYNLDHKQDGTGTLFSQDSDTWGDGKTTNAATAAADAAFGAQATWDFYKNTFGRSGIKNDGKAAYSRVHYGNAYVNAFWDDSCFCMTYGDGTNDSDPLTSLDVAGHEMSHGVTANTAGLEYSGESGGLNEATSDIMGTGVEFAADNSTDAGDYLIGEKIDINGDGTPLRYMDKPSKDGGSADYWTSSVGNEDVHYSSGVANHFFYLLSEGSGAKTIGGVDYDSPTKDGSKVTGIGRDKALQIWYKALTTYFTSTTDYADARKGTLSAAGDLYGADSAEYKAVEAAWTGVDVH, from the coding sequence ATGACCTCCCGCACCACGCGCCACCAGCACGCGGCCCTCGCGGCATCCATCGCCGTCGCCACCGCAGCCGCCCTGATGAGCACCTCGCTCACCGCGTCGGCCGCCCCCCTGCCCACCGCCGACTCCGCGCGGCCGGCTGCCGCACCCGTCGCGCTGTCGGCCACCGCCCGCACCGGCCTCCTGCACGACGCGCAGGCCAGGCTCGCCGAGACGACGAAGAACATAGGTCTCGGCTCCAAGGAGAAACTGGTCGTCAAGGACGTCGTCAAGGACGCCGACGGCACCGTCCACACCCGCTACGAGCGCACCTACGAAGGCCTCCCGGTGCTCGGCGGCGACCTGATCGTGCACACCTCCGAGGCAGGCAGGACCGAAGGCGTCAGCAGAGCGTCGAAGGCCACGCTGAAGCTCGCCTCGCTCACGCCGCGGATCGGCGCGCCCACGGCGCAGAAGCAGGCACTGAGCCTGGCGAAGAAGGACGGCTCGGCGAAGCCCACTACCGACCGGGCTCCGCGCAAGGTCGTCTGGGCGGCGAGCGGCAAGGCCGTCCTCGCCTACGAGACCGTCATCGGCGGCTTCCAGGACGACGGCACGCCGAACCAGCTGCACGTCGTCACCGACGCCGCCACGGGAAAGAAGCTCTTCCAGTACCAGGGCATCGAGACCGGCGTGGGCAACACCCAGTACAGCGGCAAGGTCGACCTCTCCACCGCGCAGTCGGGCTCGTCCTACACCCTCACCGACGACACCCGCGGCGGCCACAAGACCTACAACCTGGACCACAAGCAGGACGGCACCGGCACGCTGTTCTCCCAGGACAGCGACACCTGGGGCGACGGGAAGACCACCAACGCCGCGACCGCCGCCGCGGACGCCGCCTTCGGCGCGCAGGCGACCTGGGACTTCTACAAGAACACCTTCGGGCGCAGCGGCATCAAGAACGACGGCAAGGCCGCCTACTCCCGCGTGCACTACGGCAACGCCTACGTGAACGCGTTCTGGGACGACAGCTGCTTCTGCATGACCTACGGCGACGGCACCAACGACAGCGACCCGCTGACCTCGCTCGACGTCGCCGGCCACGAGATGAGCCACGGCGTCACCGCCAACACCGCCGGACTGGAGTACAGCGGTGAATCGGGCGGACTGAACGAGGCCACGAGCGACATCATGGGAACCGGCGTCGAGTTCGCCGCGGACAACAGCACCGACGCCGGCGACTACCTCATCGGCGAGAAGATCGACATCAACGGCGACGGCACACCGCTGCGCTACATGGACAAGCCGAGCAAGGACGGCGGTTCCGCCGACTACTGGACCTCGTCCGTCGGCAACGAGGACGTTCACTACTCGTCCGGCGTCGCCAATCACTTCTTCTACCTGCTGTCCGAGGGCAGCGGCGCGAAGACGATCGGCGGCGTCGACTACGACTCGCCGACCAAGGACGGCTCCAAGGTCACCGGCATCGGCCGGGACAAGGCCCTCCAGATCTGGTACAAGGCACTGACGACCTACTTCACGTCCACCACCGACTACGCCGACGCCCGCAAGGGCACGCTCTCCGCGGCCGGTGACCTGTACGGCGCCGACAGCGCCGAGTACAAGGCCGTCGAGGCCGCCTGGACCGGGGTCGACGTGCACTGA